A window of Saccopteryx leptura isolate mSacLep1 chromosome 5, mSacLep1_pri_phased_curated, whole genome shotgun sequence contains these coding sequences:
- the KCNJ2 gene encoding inward rectifier potassium channel 2, whose translation MGSVRTNRYSIVSSEEDGMKLATMAVANGFGNGKSKVHTRQQCRSRFVKKDGHCNVQFINVGEKGQRYLADIFTTCVDIRWRWMLVIFCLAFVLSWLFFGCVFWLIALLHGDLDAPKESKACVSEVKSFTAAFLFSIETQTTIGYGFRCVTDECPIAVFMVVFQSIVGCIIDAFIIGAVMAKMAKPKKRNETLVFSHNAVIAMRDGKLCLMWRVGNLRKSHLVEAHVRAQLLKSRITSEGEYIPLDQIDINVGFDSGIDRIFLVSPITIVHEIDEDSPLYDLSKQDIDNADFEIVVILEGMVEATAMTTQCRSSYLANEILWGHRYEPVLFEEKHYYKVDYSRFHKTYEVPNTPLCSARDLAEKKYILSNANSFCYENEVALTSKEEDDSDNGVPESTSTDTPPDIDLHNQASVPLEPRPLRRESEI comes from the coding sequence ATGGGCAGTGTGCGAACCAACCGCTATAGCATTGTGTCTTCAGAAGAAGACGGCATGAAGCTAGCCACCATGGCGGTTGCAAACGGCTTTGGGAACGGGAAGAGCAAAGTCCACACCCGACAACAGTGCCGGAGCCGCTTTGTGAAGAAAGATGGGCACTGTAACGTTCAGTTCATCAACGTGGGCGAGAAGGGACAGCGGTATTTGGCCGACATCTTCACCACGTGCGTGGACATCCGCTGGCGGTGGATGCTGGTTATTTTCTGCCTGGCTTTCGTGCTGTCCTGGCTGTTTTTTGGCTGTGTGTTTTGGTTGATAGCTCTGCTCCATGGGGATCTGGATGCACCAAAAGAGAGCAAAGCTTGTGTGTCTGAGGTCAAGAGCTTCACGGCtgccttccttttctccattgagACCCAGACCACCATCGGCTATGGTTTCAGGTGCGTCACCGACGAATGCCCGATTGCTGTTTTCATGGTGGTGTTTCAGTCCATCGTGGGCTGTATCATCGATGCCTTTATCATTGGCGCAGTCATGGCGAAGATGGCCAAAccgaagaagagaaatgagactCTTGTCTTCAGTCACAATGCTGTGATCGCTATGAGAGATGGCAAGCTGTGTTTGATGTGGCGAGTGGGCAATCTTCGGAAAAGTCATCTGGTAGAAGCACACGTTCGAGCCCAGCTTCTCAAATCTAGAATTACTTCGGAAGGGGAGTACATCCCCCTGGATCAAATAGATATCAACGTTGGGTTTGACAGCGGAATTGACCGTATATTTCTGGTGTCCCCAATCACTATAGTCCATGAAATTGATGAAGACAGCCCTTTATATGACTTGAGTAAACAGGACATTGACAATGCAGACTTTGAAATTGTTGTGATACTGGAAGGCATGGTGGAAGCCACTGCCATGACCACACAGTGCCGTAGTTCATATCTGGCAAACGAAATCCTTTGGGGTCACCGCTATGAGCCTGTCCTCTTTGAAGAGAAGCATTACTACAAAGTGGACTATTCAAGGTTCCACAAGACTTATGAAGTACCCAACACACCCCTTTGTAGCGCCAGAGACTtagcagaaaagaaatatatcCTCTCAAATGCGAATTCATTTTGCTATGAAAATGAAGTTGCCCTCACAAGCAAAGAGGAAGATGACAGTGACAATGGTGTTCCAGAAAGCACAAGTACGGACACACCTCCTGACATAGACCTCCACAATCAAGCAAGCGTACCTCTAGAGCCCAGGCCCTTACGGCGAGAATCGGAGATATGA